From Plasmodium malariae genome assembly, chromosome: 8:
CACGAATAGAGATAACTGCAATTATGCTCATGTAATAGAAGAACTAAGACCTTTAccaaatttagaaaatacaaaattatgtaaaagtgttaaaaaaaatatagcttGTACTAACCCCGATTGTAAATATGCACAcgaaatagaaaatttacATCCTAGTACTGATTTGGCTACTTATAAAACTactttatgttatttttggaaaaagaaaaaatgtatgaatCAAAGTAAATGCAGATTTGCTCATGGTATTCAAGAAATTCGACCTTTGAAGATAggaaaggaagaaaaaatagaagtaATAAATGACAAAAGAAATGATGCAGtaagtgaaaaaataaatgaccCATTAAATGGAAAAAGGAATGATGCagtaaatgcaaaaaaaaaattattactaccAAAAAATAACGACATCAATATTAGCCTACAAGAACACCAAACAATAAGgcaaaatgaacaaatggtAGAAGACATATATGGAGAAGTAAATGAAAAGCCTCAAAAAGATGTAAACATAAGAGATGTTTTATCTAATCTAattatattagaaaatataCCCATAATACAGAGCGATTTTGCAACTTTTAATGacgattttttaaatttttaccaAAACATGAGCTTAAATTTGAACAGCTTTTCTATATCGTCAGAGAGAAAGTATTccaattcatttttaaaaaaggaatttgATCAAACTCATTGTGCTGATATTTTTCATCCTGATGTCGATATGTTCAATGTTGATTTTCTTATGCAGGATAGtgtaaaagaaaattgtACTAGAAATAATGACATAAGCTACGGTGCTAATAGAGCAGTAATAATGGATGATACGAATAACAGAAGAAATAATGATTCAAATGCAGAT
This genomic window contains:
- the PmUG01_08024400 gene encoding zinc finger C-x8-C-x5-C-x3-H type, putative; this translates as MSILPEIKYQFTKTKICKHFLENKCTNRDNCNYAHVIEELRPLPNLENTKLCKSVKKNIACTNPDCKYAHEIENLHPSTDLATYKTTLCYFWKKKKCMNQSKCRFAHGIQEIRPLKIGKEEKIEVINDKRNDAVSEKINDPLNGKRNDAVNAKKKLLLPKNNDINISLQEHQTIRQNEQMVEDIYGEVNEKPQKDVNIRDVLSNLIILENIPIIQSDFATFNDDFLNFYQNMSLNLNSFSISSERKYSNSFLKKEFDQTHCADIFHPDVDMFNVDFLMQDSVKENCTRNNDISYGANRAVIMDDTNNRRNNDSNADLYLAIDTPTEQAPTDDDYFNNIYKSIKKELSKNFENIYSY